In Haemorhous mexicanus isolate bHaeMex1 chromosome 38, bHaeMex1.pri, whole genome shotgun sequence, a single genomic region encodes these proteins:
- the KAT8 gene encoding histone acetyltransferase KAT8 isoform X3, whose protein sequence is MAAAGPGAVPEAPGGSGGAPGGPRAGPEGPGGGSGTGPGSGSGRGAPGAAGTARDAEVAVEIGETYLCRRADGSWHSAEVIQSRLNEQEAREEFYVHYVGFNRRLDEWVDRNRLALSKSLKEAAQKSSEPFLGELAEPERKITRNQKRKHDEINHVQKTYAEMDPTTAALEKEHEAITKVKYVDKIHIGHYEIDAWYFSPFPEDYGKQPKLWICEFCLKYMKYERSYRLHLGQCQWRQPPGREIYRKGNISVYEVDGKDHKIYCQNLCLLAKLFLDHKTLYFDVEPFVFYLLTEVDRQGAHIVGYFSKEKESPDGNNVACILTLPPYQRRGYGKFLIAFSYELSKLESTVGSPEKPLSDLGKLSYRSYWSWVLLEILRDFRGTLSIKDLSQMTSITQTDIISTLQSLNMVKYWKGQHVICVTPKLVEEHLKSAQYKKPPITVDSICLRWAPPKHKQAKVAKK, encoded by the exons atggcggcggccgggccgggcgcggtCCCGGAGGCCCCGGGCGGGTCCGGGGGGGCCCCGGGCGGGCCCCGAGCGGGCCCGGAGGGTCCCGGGGGCGGCAGCGGGACCGGGCCGGGCTCCGGCAGCGGCCGCGGAGCGCCGGGGGCCGCGGGGACCGCGAGGGACGCGGAGGTGGCGGTGGAGATCGGGGAGACGTACCTGTGCCGGAGGGCCGACGGCAGCTGGC ACTCGGCCGAGGTGATCCAGTCCCGCCTGAACGAGCAGGAGGCGCGCGAGGAGTTCTACGTGCACTACGTGGGCT ttaaCCGGCGGCTGGACGAGTGGGTGGACCGGAACCGGCTGGCGCTCTCCAAGAGCCTGAAGGAGGCGGCCCAGAAGAGCTCGGAGCCCTTCCTGGGCGAGCTGGCCGAGCCCGAGAGGAAAATCACCCGGAACCAGAAACGCAAACACGACGAGATCAACCACGTGCAGAAG ACCTACGCTGAGATGGATCCGACCACGGCGGCGCTGGAGAAGGAGCACGAGGCC ATCACCAAGGTGAAGTACGTGGACAAGATCCACATCGGGCACTACGAGATCGACGCCTGGTACTTCTCGCCCTTCCCCGAGGATTATGGGAAGCAGCCGAAGCTCTGGATCTGCGAGTTCTGCCTCAAGTACATGAAGTACGAGAGGAGCTACCGCCTGCACCTG ggccagTGCCAGTGGCGGCAGCCGCCGGGCCGGGAGATTTACCGCAAGGGGAACATCTCGGTCTACGAGGTGGACGGCAAGGACCAcaag ATCTATTGCCAGAACCTGTGCCTGCTGGCCAAGCTGTTCCTGGACCACAAGACGCTCTACTTCGACGTGGAGCCCTTCGTCTTCTACCTGCTCACCGAGGTCGATCGCCAGGGCGCCCACATCGTCGGCTACTTCTCCAag GAAAAGGAGTCCCCGGACGGGAACAACGTGGCGTGCATCCTGACCCTGCCCCCGTACCAGCGCCGCGGTTACGGCAAATTCCTCATCGCCTTCA GCTACGAGCTGTCCAAGCTGGAGAGCACCGTGGGCTCCCCGGAGAAGCCGCTCTCGGACCTGGGCAAGCTCAGCTACCGCAGCTACTGgtcctgggtgctgctggagatCCTCCGGGACTTCAGGGGCACCCTGTCCATCAAGGACCTCAG ccagATGACCAGCATCACTCAGACCGACATCATCAGCACGCTGCAGTCCCTGAACATGGTCAAGTACTGGAAGGGGCAGCACGTCATCTGCGTCACGCCCAAGCTGGTGGAGGAGCACCTCAAGAGCGCCCAGTACAAGAAGCCGCCCATCACCG